The DNA segment AACTTACGCTTGCTATGGGACGCCATAACGATTAAATCGATATCGAGTTGCTTGGCCACCTTGATGATCGCCTCCCACGGTGAGCCATCAACAATAACGCTTTGCGCCCTTACATCCGCTGGCACGTTCGCCTTGATAAAGGCGTGTTGAGCCTTGGCTATCGCCTCATGGGCTTTCTTGGCGAAGTCCTTGGGAAAATAAGACCCCACTATCGGCATATTGTAGTCCGGCAGAACCGTGACCAAATGCAACGATGCGTCAAAACTTCTGCATAGCGTCAAGGCGGTGGGAAACGCCTTCGACCAAGATGCATCCTCGTTCAGGTCCAGTGGCAACATGATTTTGCTGTACATGGCAATCTCCTTCAAGCAGTGGCGGTAGTCGCCGTATTATCACGACGCCGGCGCTGCAACATGACGACCAGCCCGAAGACCAGGAAGGCGGGAATCCACATCAGCTCCTTAGTCCAGCGGTCAACAGGCGCCAGTACCTCGATAATTTCCTGGTCAAAGTCGAATCCAAGATCAGACGCCTGGCTGCCATAGGCCACCATATCGACAATTGCCTTGTTACCTTTGATCAACAGCTCCAGGCCCAGATTATCGAGCCGCTCCTGCCCGCTATCGCCATCTGGCACTGGCACGGTCATGTAGGTGGTCATAGGATCGCCGAACGCATCAAGACCTGCAATCTGTATGCGCAATGCAGAGTCTTCATCGGCACTGCCCATGGCCTCCACGAATTGTGCAGGTGGCATGGACTCATAAGGATCGTGAATCATGTCCATCCAGAACCCGGGCCGGAACAGCGTGAACGCAATCAGCAACAACACGGCGGATTCATACCAGCGGCTGCGGGTGATCATGTAACCCTGAGTCGCCGCCGCGAATATCAGCATGGCGATTGTCGACACCACAAAAATCAAAATCCCCTGCAAGAAAGTTACATCGATCAGCAACAGATCCGTATTAAAGATGAACAGGAACGGAAGCGCCGCCGTGCGAAGGCTGTAGTAAAATGCCTGGAAACCGGTCCGGATTGGATCG comes from the Marinobacter psychrophilus genome and includes:
- a CDS encoding universal stress protein: MYSKIMLPLDLNEDASWSKAFPTALTLCRSFDASLHLVTVLPDYNMPIVGSYFPKDFAKKAHEAIAKAQHAFIKANVPADVRAQSVIVDGSPWEAIIKVAKQLDIDLIVMASHSKRKFADYVLGPNAEHVVHHAKMSVMIVR